Genomic window (Oryza sativa Japonica Group chromosome 3, ASM3414082v1):
CAGAAACCAATAGGTTAACTTGACAGATTGACCTTTACAATCCTACAATACCGTCCATTCCAACTTTCTTTGTTGAATAAATATGCTGCTGTGTGCATTATTTGGTTCACATACCTGATTATTAGAAAATTACTGAAAACAGTTTGGATTGTTTAcctgtttgtttttttagtatGGATGATCATTACTTTGCTTTTGGTTGGTACCTTTTTGTGCCACTTCCATTTGCACATCAACAAAAGGGCCCCTGTGTGAATTCGGTGAAGGCATCCAAACCATATTAGTAGAATTTAGCCATGTGTAATATAGTTTTATAGTCCTATACTCCTATGTGCTCATCTAGCAGAACTATTTCAATGCTACCACTATAAAACTACTATGTACTGTCTATCCTGCCATCGAACATGTGGCACATTTTGCTATTTAGGACTGTCCACAATCTGCATATATGTTGTGATTAGCTTTTAGCCTCTATGACAACTATCAATATAAATGCTCACGTCACAGAACTTCATTTTTTGCACTACACTAAACCTAAATCTCACACCATGTCGTTAGCTTATACTTGACCTTCACAGACCTTGCAAATAGCATTTGTTTCAGTTACCTACCAGAACCAACAGATGTAATCAATGATTTCCCTCTCCTGGCACCACTGGTGCAGTGCGCGAAGCGCGTGTTCACCTCTAGTTGACATTCATTTTCCCCCCTACGATGAAcggatcacaaattcacaaccCGAGTGCAATTCATTCAATAAGATAGGCTCTATTTGTTTCagtttaaaattattataatctagattattaaatcagattactctaaaCTGAATTATAATAAACTGACATAAAATAATCtacgagttgtttgtttctctggattatttgAGGCATTTAAGGGTAGTaggtctttagccactcaataatctagaaaaagcttctctagaggagattattggattatagtaatctggtttgtagattataataatctagcatAATAATTTATACTTGTTTTTTTCAGCTTACTTCTAAtaatatagattataataattctaagctgaatcaaacagacctaaactaattaagctagctcTAGGCCATGGCGGTGACGTAGACGTGTCCATCTCGAAGACGCCGGTGCTGGGCGTGGGGTTGCCAAACTTGGTCATCAGGCTGTACCCCCTCGCCCGCCGGAACCTCCCCGTGCCGCCCACCACggcgcgctccgccgcgccgccgccgccgaaatcGACGCGGCCGTCCAACACCAGCGTGCTCCCCTTGTAGTCCCCGTCGTCGGAGAGACCGAGAGAGAAGGCGAGGGTCAGCATGGTCCACAGCGCCGCCAGGTTCCCGAGGTCGGCCTGCACGAGGAGGCCCTCCGCGCGGCCGAGGTACTGGGACTCCGCGCTGGAGCCCTCCCGGAGCATTTATattctcttttgttttgttgCATTTAGAGTTCCGTTGGAGTCTGAATTCTGGCCGGTAGAATAGCATTTTCTGTTCTAGCATATTTGCTTCCTTCTTTAATTAGCTGCGATGACTCGGCTCGGATCGAGGGATGGCGCGGTCAGTATGGTTGATCCGAGATTGTCGTGATTTTTTCCGTTATACATGCAACAAACTCCGTGTGGAGATGAATAAATAGAAGATAAAACCGGAAAAGCTGCACTGTATTACGCAGCGCCAACTCTGTTCGTCAGTTGTTCTGTTCGACTCTGTTTTTCTGAACTTCTTCAGTTAGCTGTAGCTGCACCTACAAGCGTCAGTGTGTGTGTTTCAGAGAGACTGAGAGCCAATTCGCGTGAGTTTTTTCTGACAGTCTCGTGGATGTAGAAATGGAGGTGCGTCGTCGTGGTGCcatcgcccgcggccgccgccaccgcctccgtcaccatggcggcgaggatggcgaggaGGCAGAGGGTCATCTTCGGCGTCGCCGTGGTCATCGTCTTGTTAGTCTCTGTACTCTGCACACCGTCAGCCAGCCAGTATATATTTTGTTGGGTTGAATTGTGGTTGTAGTTGTTGGATTGTTGGAAACTTTGGAATATGTACCAACCTCGGTACCAGTCAAATGCCAATCATACAGAGTCAACACAAGCTACAATTATTCTCAGGCCAGTCCCAAGCCAAGACACTATACATAGTTTTCATAAACTCCATGTCACGAAgaaactagtactccctctgtttcacaatgtaagactttttagcattgcccacgtacatatagatgttaatgaatctaaaaatatacatatgtctagattcattaacatctaaatgaatgtggacaatgctagaaagtcttacatcgtGAAACCGAGGAAGTATtagacactactctttcaatgcaaacacccttgttccatacttaaatttaatactaCTTATCTCACGTAATGTTTTGGATGTTGTGTTGAAACCATGTCTCACGCAAGAACCGGTTTCCTTCCCTTTCCTCATTCATTcatttgccacatcatttttcattctaAGTGAcggcttatttaatgctatggataccattctagtcattgggttgggattGGCCTGATATACTCCAACCATCCTAAAATACTAGCTAGAGTATGTGGATGTATTTATTAACAAAGTAGGTAAAAATAATTATGAGAAGTTGTGATTAGTTGAGAGAGAAATGTATGTTaagaaattaaatgaagaatatAGTTGTAATTGGTGAGATCAAATGGTAGGTGTGTAGAGAGTTAGCTCCACTTATTTGAAACAAAGCTTGAGTGGTACAAATAGTTTTAGTTTGGAAGGGAGAGAATATTTATTTTTAGCATATAAAGTGCTCTCCAATTAAAATATTTCAAGGTATCCTCgtcaaaatatatttgttttattttttaaaataggaTTGATTATTAAATAGAagagttatgaaaaaaaactgTCAAGACAATAAGAAAGAGGGATGTACAGACAGATTATACCTGATCGGTATTTTAGGGACATACGGTACAACTCATCGAGTTAAATTTAACAATGTTGTGGGAGGCAATGGTGGATGTTCTGGTAACTGTAAGTGGATATGCTCGTGAGCACTCAAATCATGGTGGAGCTGCAGGTTTGGTAAAGAAGATGGAGCGCTTTGAATTTGTATTATATTCATCATGCATTTCTTAATATCTTTACTCAGGTCATGTTTAGCTTCCAGAAGAAAAATTTTCATGCTatcatatcgaatgtttggacacatatatgaagtattaaatgtagtaaaaaaaaccaattacacatattgcgtgtaaattgcgagacggatcttttaagcctaattgcgtcatgatttgacaatatggtgctacagtaaacatttgctaatgagggattaattaagcttagtAAATTTATCTTGTAGTTTCCTAGCAAAATCtatagtttgtttttttattaaactatatttattattttaaatgtgtgtccgtatgtTCTATGTGACAAccaaatctaaaaatttttCCCTAACAAGACCTCAGCATCACAAATGAGCTATATCAAAAGCTATGCAACGGAAGGATCATGATACCGTTGAAGCTATGGGTTTGAACTTGGATGTGAAAGAGCGTTTGCAAGATATGGGATTGATGTGCCAAATATGCATGGATGATCTTATTGAGTTATGGGTTAATCTCTGTTCAGAGAAAGTACAAGGTGAGTAAGTGACTCAATATCATTATTACAATGTTAACATTTTCTATGTCGTTATTGATGCAACTAAGCCTGCTAATGGACTGAGATCCAGACCAAAACCGCCCCAGTTCACTTGTATCTATAGTACACTTCTAAACCAATCCAATTCAATTCATAGTTTGCAGAAACCAAACCAATCCAATCCACTCACAGAGCAAGCCCAAACCAATCCAAACCAAGTGCAGACAAATGGATTCAACCCATTCTCAACCCATTTCCAACCCAAAGGAAATGCACAATATTACTCTGAACACCAACAggcatcgtcatcttcttcctcctccctccttcggTCAGCTCCGGGAGGATGAGCAGCTTGCAGAGGGCATCAATGGAGGATGAGCAGCTTGCAGAGCTCGTACAGGGTCGTGGGAGCATCTGGCGCTCCCGTGcgccacgtcgtcgtcgccgccgcagggAAGGAGCCTCACCAGCGCTGGGATGCCGCGACCACCGCGAGCGCGTTCACCGACTCACCGTCGCGAGGCTCGTGAGCACTACAGCCGCGACCACCGCGGCTGCACCGCCGTAGGACTTCTCCCCCAAGTCCGCACCACCGCACCACCATTGTCCGCCACAAGCCCCACGTTGCCCCGCCCTTCTCCCCCATGATGGCGGCCGCGGCCACGGCCTTCGATGCCGTCGCTGTTGCCGCGGGCAGCCAGAAGATCCGGAGCCAGGGTTGATTTTTTGGGGACTTTGTGAAGGGAGAAGGTTTgccagaggagggagaggaaggtaGCAAGCCACCGGCGACGAAGTCGAGCTAGCGATGGCGGCGATGTGGTTGTCGACTTCTCAAGGAGACGATGGGATTGGGGCCAATCCAGTGGATACCCATGGGTTGAATCCAATCTGGGACCAAACTTTTGCAGCCAAAACTAAACCAATCCAAACCATTTCCCATCTCCATCCAAACCAGTCCAGTCCATCAGGTGCAGCAACCCATTTCCACCCGCCCAAAGCTAACCCACACTGAAATCCAACCCACTATATCCACTTAAACCCAGTCCATTAGCAGGCTTAGATGCAACTTTGCA
Coding sequences:
- the LOC107280298 gene encoding dirigent protein 1-like, producing the protein MTTATPKMTLCLLAILAAMVTEAVAAAAGDGTTTTHLHFYIHETGSSAESQYLGRAEGLLVQADLGNLAALWTMLTLAFSLGLSDDGDYKGSTLVLDGRVDFGGGGAAERAVVGGTGRFRRARGYSLMTKFGNPTPSTGVFEMDTSTGENECQLEVNTRFAHCTSGARRGKSLITSVGSGR